In Kordiimonas pumila, a single genomic region encodes these proteins:
- the deoA gene encoding thymidine phosphorylase — protein MANKGFLPQEVIRLKRDGAELSAVDIQNFVAGITDAAVSDAQISAFAMAVFFNGMTPAEGAALTLSMRDSGSVINWQNYGFDEGAPITDKHSTGGVGDKVSLMLAPIVAACGGFVPMISGRGLGHTGGTLDKFEAIPGYNPYPSIEDFAKTVKRVGCSIIGQTGSLAPADKRFYSVRDVTATVESIPLITASILSKKLAAGLGSLVMDVKFGSGAFMANFEKAKELAENIVRVANRAGTPTTAVMTDMNAVLGRTVGNAVEVIESAEFLINTKEADTRLVEVTLELAAHMLVVSGRAGDLDTAKSSAKAALDSGRAAEVFAKMVAAQGGPSDFMEKYTVYLPVTDTLKVIPAKRSGYVTAMDARAVGMAVVALGGGRTDPAQSINHAVGFKGFCQIGDWVESGEPLAYVYADTEMAAEQATHTIQKAVQLSDQAPQKMPVVAQIIRE, from the coding sequence ATGGCTAATAAAGGGTTTTTGCCGCAAGAGGTTATTCGTTTAAAGCGTGACGGGGCTGAACTCTCTGCGGTTGATATTCAAAATTTTGTCGCGGGCATAACAGATGCTGCTGTATCAGATGCTCAGATTTCTGCTTTTGCCATGGCGGTGTTTTTTAATGGTATGACCCCAGCAGAGGGTGCAGCGCTTACACTTTCCATGCGCGATTCTGGTTCTGTTATTAACTGGCAGAATTATGGCTTTGATGAAGGTGCACCAATCACAGACAAGCACTCCACTGGCGGCGTTGGTGATAAGGTTAGTTTGATGCTTGCCCCAATAGTTGCAGCGTGCGGTGGTTTTGTGCCGATGATTTCAGGGCGCGGCCTTGGGCATACCGGTGGCACACTTGATAAATTTGAGGCTATTCCCGGTTATAACCCATACCCATCTATTGAAGACTTTGCCAAAACAGTCAAAAGGGTGGGGTGTTCTATTATTGGCCAAACAGGCAGCCTTGCACCAGCGGACAAGCGTTTTTATAGCGTGCGCGATGTGACGGCAACGGTTGAATCAATACCCTTGATTACAGCGTCTATCCTCTCAAAAAAGTTAGCGGCAGGCCTTGGGTCTCTGGTGATGGACGTAAAGTTTGGTTCTGGGGCATTTATGGCGAATTTTGAGAAAGCAAAAGAACTCGCTGAAAATATTGTGCGGGTTGCCAATAGGGCAGGTACGCCGACAACTGCGGTTATGACAGACATGAATGCTGTTCTGGGGCGTACAGTTGGTAATGCAGTTGAAGTTATTGAATCTGCGGAGTTTCTGATAAACACCAAAGAAGCAGATACGCGCCTTGTCGAGGTAACACTGGAGCTTGCAGCCCATATGCTTGTGGTGTCAGGCAGGGCGGGCGATCTAGACACGGCTAAAAGCTCAGCGAAGGCCGCACTTGATAGCGGGCGGGCGGCAGAGGTTTTTGCAAAAATGGTGGCAGCGCAAGGTGGTCCTAGTGATTTCATGGAAAAATACACGGTATATTTACCCGTTACTGATACACTAAAGGTTATACCGGCCAAGCGTTCTGGTTATGTAACTGCAATGGATGCTAGAGCGGTTGGTATGGCTGTGGTTGCACTTGGCGGTGGCCGAACAGATCCTGCTCAATCTATTAACCATGCGGTGGGTTTTAAAGGTTTTTGTCAGATTGGTGACTGGGTAGAGAGCGGTGAACCTCTGGCCTATGTGTATGCCGATACAGAAATGGCGGCGGAGCAGGCGACCCATACTATACAAAAGGCAGTGCAGCTGTCTGACCAAGCCCCGCAGAAAATGCCTGTTGTGGCACAGATTATAAGGGAGTAG
- a CDS encoding phosphopentomutase, translated as MARAFILVLDSFGIGAAPDAGTFGDTGADTLGHIAAWCAAGGTAVERPNASPLHLPVMAKLGLGKAAELATGAVPVGLETDTGITGFYAACAEQSYGKDTPSGHWEMAGLPVLFEWGYFPPEYPSFPEQLLSSLCDRCGLPGVLGNKAASGTVILDELGMEHIATGKPIVYTSADSVMQIAAHEKYFGLERLLAVCEVARELVDEYNIGRVIARPFVGENGHFDRTGNRRDYATPPHAPTLLEKLAGAGREVISVGKIADIFAHKGLTRKVKANGLDGLFDITLEMQKEAPDGSLTFVNFVDFDQSFGHRRNVAGYAAALEYFDKRLPEFMAAMKPDDIMILTADHGCDPTWPGTDHTREHVPFIGYGPAFPVGSGGVRKSFADIGQTVASHLGIAPLEYGASVIK; from the coding sequence ATGGCACGCGCTTTTATTCTTGTCCTTGACAGTTTTGGTATTGGTGCCGCACCTGACGCTGGCACATTTGGTGACACAGGTGCCGACACACTGGGCCATATTGCGGCTTGGTGTGCCGCTGGTGGCACAGCAGTTGAACGCCCGAATGCTAGCCCATTGCATTTACCTGTTATGGCAAAACTTGGCCTTGGGAAAGCTGCAGAACTGGCAACAGGAGCCGTGCCTGTTGGGCTTGAAACAGATACCGGTATTACAGGGTTTTATGCAGCGTGTGCAGAACAGTCATATGGTAAGGATACACCATCCGGGCACTGGGAGATGGCAGGGTTGCCTGTCTTGTTTGAATGGGGCTATTTCCCCCCAGAATACCCAAGTTTTCCAGAACAGTTACTGAGTAGCCTCTGTGATCGCTGTGGCTTGCCGGGGGTGCTTGGTAATAAAGCAGCGTCGGGCACTGTTATTCTTGACGAGTTGGGCATGGAGCATATCGCGACAGGCAAGCCCATAGTTTACACGTCAGCGGACAGTGTGATGCAAATAGCCGCACATGAAAAATACTTTGGCCTTGAGCGGTTGCTTGCTGTGTGCGAGGTCGCACGCGAGCTTGTGGACGAGTATAATATAGGACGTGTTATTGCGCGGCCTTTTGTGGGAGAAAATGGTCATTTTGACCGTACAGGCAACCGCCGCGATTATGCAACGCCGCCCCATGCACCAACGCTACTTGAAAAACTTGCCGGTGCAGGCAGAGAGGTTATTTCTGTCGGGAAAATCGCTGATATTTTTGCCCATAAAGGCTTGACCAGAAAAGTGAAAGCAAACGGTCTTGATGGCCTTTTTGATATTACCCTTGAGATGCAAAAAGAAGCCCCTGATGGCTCGCTCACCTTTGTGAACTTTGTAGACTTTGACCAGTCATTTGGCCACCGGCGCAATGTTGCGGGGTATGCCGCAGCGCTTGAGTATTTTGATAAACGCTTGCCTGAGTTTATGGCGGCAATGAAGCCGGATGATATTATGATTTTAACGGCGGATCATGGCTGTGATCCAACATGGCCGGGAACAGACCACACTCGCGAGCATGTGCCCTTTATTGGATACGGCCCTGCATTTCCTGTTGGTAGCGGCGGTGTTCGTAAAAGTTTCGCAGATATCGGGCAAACTGTTGCCAGCCATTTGGGAATAGCGCCGCTTGAATACGGTGCAAGTGTCATAAAGTAA
- a CDS encoding S1/P1 nuclease, with protein MSSGSLQAYGPTGHRVIAAIAEKHLTPQARTAVDAILGDTFMAEAAFWPDEMKSSPDPFWRTESYTYHFINFPDGVTYEESEKNPAGDAYTALEKYTAVLKDTTAAQEERYKALAFVLHIVGDLHQPLHAGRAEDWGGNKIQVVWFEEMTNLHMVWDEHLIDHKKLSYSEWTAFLDKKITPEEIAVWQNSTPLTWVHELAAMRGDIYANGKGILSWDYVYQNTPLLKSQLSKGGIRLAGYLNAIFK; from the coding sequence TTGAGTTCGGGAAGCTTGCAGGCTTATGGGCCTACGGGTCACAGGGTTATTGCAGCGATTGCGGAAAAGCACCTAACACCCCAAGCGAGAACTGCTGTAGACGCCATTCTGGGCGATACTTTTATGGCAGAGGCTGCTTTCTGGCCAGATGAAATGAAGTCAAGCCCTGATCCATTTTGGCGCACAGAATCGTACACTTACCATTTTATAAATTTTCCCGACGGCGTTACATATGAAGAAAGTGAAAAGAACCCGGCGGGGGATGCCTATACGGCTCTTGAAAAATATACGGCAGTCCTTAAAGACACCACTGCAGCACAAGAGGAACGCTATAAAGCGCTCGCATTTGTATTACATATCGTGGGGGACCTGCACCAGCCACTTCATGCCGGGCGCGCAGAAGACTGGGGTGGTAATAAAATTCAGGTGGTATGGTTTGAGGAAATGACCAACCTGCATATGGTGTGGGATGAACATCTTATAGATCATAAAAAGCTGTCTTATTCAGAGTGGACGGCATTTCTTGATAAGAAGATAACCCCAGAAGAAATCGCCGTGTGGCAAAACAGTACCCCGCTCACATGGGTGCATGAACTGGCTGCTATGCGGGGTGATATATATGCAAACGGGAAAGGCATTTTATCGTGGGACTATGTCTATCAAAATACACCCCTGCTTAAAAGCCAGCTCTCAAAGGGGGGGATTCGGCTTGCAGGCTATTTGAATGCAATTTTCAAGTAA
- a CDS encoding TonB-dependent receptor — protein sequence MKRQFRAALCTSVALAAMSASVPVIAQEITSSIRGTVTNEAGTPLAGETVSVTDTRTGATKTVNTNDSGAFSIRSLGVGGPFTIRVVSEKYQNSTITDVYTGLAGASSFNIVLAEADADVEEISVVAQKLTQTTVAVGPSSSFGIEKIEGMPSISRQVRDVVRLDPRVSIGRSSGGDGYGINCIGGNNRSNSFTIDGVRSADGFGLNASGNLARNTFPIPFDSMQAASVEFAPISVEYGQFTGCNVNVVTKSGTNEFHGSAFYVYNDGGLTGTKLDGDVVRTEPFTDKNWGAELGGPIIKDKLFFYVSYEETKGADNQNTGPAGAGFANDEEITLDEANQISDILSANYGRDTLGLMTTLPETSTRYFARIDWNLNDNHRLAATYARLEEENVEPDDFGFGGFTFGDNFEVEGSESNTYSVRLFSDWTDNFSTEIRLSRNEVTDLQDPLGGGEAQDNNIPRIEVEDGAGNVFFTSGPGEFRSANGLNYTLDQVKVAGDYVAGDHTISFGYELDKLEVYNLFVSNGTGTITFDDIAALEAGLASSISGYGSFSGDINDAAARFKRSIHSLYAQDEWQVNDALTFTAGVRYDWYSSSDVPTESQAFVDRYGFSNAVGFSGLDVLMPRVGLTYVLPEDTFGDTKISAGFGIFSGGDPTVWFSNAFSNFGSAVGFGSSSGAGCDVSDLQVLNGGSFTGIPDCIAAQQQADALAGTGRIDAVDPDLKLATQQRWSLGIAHYTQDTGSDFFDNWDIKLDLIYSKTKNAFDFVDLTLSPNGTTLPDGRDQLFAVDPLLAGCNAVFVGPRTGFSNADPVLCNAGGDDQDILLTNTDKSGSTKSLSLQFSKNFEISDRTFFDFRMGYAYTDATNANPGNSSTATSGFEEVALAQINYPTVGPAQYANKHNIVIAGTLDHDFVEDYTTSVSFFFRARSGRPFSYVYDNNTPTTLFGDSDNEERNLFYVPTGANDPLVDFSALEAAGTLDDFFEFLDASGLSNYAGEIAPRNGFEQNWSTDLDIRFQQELPTFFEGHKLELFVDFENILNLLGNGKNIQRYADFGDVGEGVPILDAALNADGSQYVYSNFNPGNSSAALSELGYNVNNQIDVDDSLWRIQVGIKYKF from the coding sequence ATGAAACGCCAATTTAGAGCTGCACTATGTACTAGTGTTGCGCTCGCCGCTATGTCGGCAAGTGTACCTGTCATTGCACAGGAAATTACATCGTCTATTCGAGGTACTGTTACAAATGAGGCAGGCACACCACTTGCTGGTGAAACAGTGTCTGTTACAGATACACGCACGGGCGCTACTAAAACTGTTAATACAAATGATTCTGGCGCTTTTAGCATTAGAAGCCTTGGTGTTGGTGGCCCATTTACAATTCGTGTTGTTTCTGAAAAATACCAAAACTCTACTATTACAGATGTTTATACAGGTCTGGCAGGGGCTAGCAGTTTCAATATCGTACTCGCTGAGGCAGATGCGGATGTTGAAGAAATTTCTGTTGTCGCTCAAAAGCTCACCCAGACAACTGTTGCTGTAGGCCCAAGCTCTTCTTTTGGAATTGAAAAGATTGAAGGTATGCCTTCTATCAGCCGTCAGGTGCGCGATGTTGTTCGGCTTGACCCACGGGTAAGCATTGGCCGCTCTAGTGGTGGCGATGGTTATGGCATTAACTGTATCGGTGGTAACAACCGTTCCAACTCATTTACTATTGATGGTGTGCGCAGCGCTGATGGCTTTGGCCTTAACGCTTCTGGCAACCTTGCACGTAATACATTCCCTATACCTTTTGATTCAATGCAAGCTGCTTCTGTTGAATTTGCACCCATCAGTGTAGAGTACGGCCAGTTTACAGGTTGTAATGTGAATGTCGTTACAAAGTCTGGTACTAATGAATTCCACGGTTCTGCATTCTATGTTTACAATGATGGCGGCTTAACAGGCACAAAGCTTGACGGTGATGTTGTTCGCACTGAACCTTTTACAGACAAGAACTGGGGTGCTGAGCTTGGTGGCCCAATTATTAAAGACAAATTATTCTTCTATGTTTCTTATGAAGAAACCAAAGGTGCCGACAACCAGAATACTGGCCCAGCAGGTGCTGGTTTTGCGAATGACGAAGAAATAACTCTTGATGAAGCCAATCAGATTAGTGACATTCTTTCTGCGAACTATGGCCGTGATACACTTGGTCTAATGACGACACTTCCAGAAACAAGCACACGTTACTTTGCTAGAATTGACTGGAATCTGAATGATAACCATCGGTTGGCAGCAACATATGCTCGTTTGGAAGAAGAAAATGTAGAGCCGGATGATTTTGGCTTTGGCGGCTTTACATTCGGTGATAACTTTGAAGTTGAGGGTTCTGAATCTAATACATATTCCGTTCGTTTGTTCTCTGATTGGACCGACAACTTCTCCACAGAAATTCGCCTGTCACGTAATGAGGTTACTGACCTTCAGGATCCTTTAGGTGGCGGTGAAGCACAAGACAATAATATCCCGAGGATCGAAGTTGAAGATGGTGCTGGTAACGTGTTCTTCACGAGTGGACCGGGTGAATTTCGTAGTGCAAACGGGTTAAACTATACACTTGATCAGGTAAAGGTTGCTGGTGATTATGTTGCCGGGGATCATACAATTTCATTTGGGTATGAACTTGATAAACTTGAGGTTTATAACCTGTTCGTTTCAAATGGTACTGGTACGATAACTTTTGATGACATTGCTGCTCTTGAAGCTGGTCTGGCCAGTTCAATTAGTGGCTACGGCTCATTCAGTGGTGATATTAATGATGCCGCTGCACGCTTTAAGCGTAGTATTCACTCTCTTTATGCACAAGATGAGTGGCAAGTTAATGATGCCCTAACATTTACTGCTGGGGTGCGCTATGATTGGTATTCTTCAAGCGATGTACCAACAGAAAGCCAAGCCTTCGTAGACCGTTATGGTTTCTCAAATGCTGTTGGTTTTAGTGGACTTGATGTTTTGATGCCGCGTGTTGGTTTAACGTATGTTCTGCCGGAAGATACGTTTGGTGATACAAAAATATCAGCAGGCTTTGGTATCTTCTCAGGCGGTGACCCTACCGTATGGTTCTCAAATGCTTTCTCTAACTTTGGAAGCGCTGTAGGCTTTGGTAGCTCGTCCGGGGCAGGGTGCGATGTATCTGATCTGCAGGTCCTAAATGGTGGCTCGTTCACTGGTATTCCAGATTGTATTGCGGCACAGCAACAGGCTGATGCTTTAGCTGGTACTGGCCGGATTGATGCCGTTGATCCTGACCTCAAGCTTGCTACACAGCAGCGCTGGAGCTTGGGTATTGCACATTACACGCAGGATACTGGTTCTGACTTCTTTGATAATTGGGATATCAAGTTAGACTTAATCTACAGCAAAACTAAAAATGCCTTTGATTTTGTTGATCTGACACTTTCACCAAATGGCACAACATTGCCTGATGGACGTGACCAGTTATTTGCGGTTGATCCCTTACTTGCTGGTTGTAATGCAGTATTTGTTGGACCACGGACAGGCTTTTCAAATGCCGATCCTGTTCTATGTAATGCGGGCGGTGATGATCAGGATATTCTTCTGACCAACACTGACAAAAGTGGTTCAACCAAATCGCTTTCACTCCAGTTCTCTAAGAACTTTGAAATTTCTGACAGGACATTCTTTGATTTCAGAATGGGGTATGCTTACACCGATGCAACCAATGCTAATCCCGGTAATAGCTCTACTGCTACATCAGGGTTTGAAGAAGTTGCGCTTGCACAAATCAACTACCCTACAGTTGGACCAGCTCAATATGCGAACAAGCATAATATTGTGATTGCAGGTACTTTGGATCATGATTTTGTTGAGGATTACACCACAAGTGTGAGCTTCTTCTTTAGAGCACGTTCTGGCCGTCCATTTAGCTATGTGTATGATAACAATACACCTACTACACTGTTCGGTGATTCAGATAATGAAGAGCGGAACCTGTTTTATGTGCCAACAGGAGCAAATGACCCACTGGTAGACTTTTCTGCACTGGAAGCTGCAGGTACACTCGATGATTTCTTCGAGTTTCTTGATGCTTCTGGCCTGAGCAACTATGCAGGTGAAATTGCACCCAGAAACGGTTTTGAGCAAAACTGGTCAACAGATCTCGATATACGTTTCCAGCAAGAGCTGCCAACATTCTTCGAGGGCCACAAGCTTGAGCTGTTTGTTGACTTTGAAAATATCTTGAATTTGCTGGGTAATGGTAAAAATATTCAGAGGTACGCAGACTTTGGTGACGTTGGTGAAGGTGTTCCTATCCTTGACGCGGCTTTAAATGCTGATGGCTCACAGTATGTTTACTCTAACTTTAATCCTGGTAACTCTAGCGCAGCACTTAGTGAGCTTGGTTATAATGTTAATAACCAAATTGATGTAGACGATTCACTGTGGCGCATTCAGGTTGGTATTAAATACAAATTCTAA
- a CDS encoding TetR family transcriptional regulator C-terminal domain-containing protein: MTKVQKVETAHKAGIRRENEAKILAAAESVFAEKGFKGASVGLIAERAGVPKPNVYYYFGAKIDLYRRVVEDVCSIWLRAADLFDETEDPKTAVKMYVSSKMDLARMRPHGSRLWAIEMASGAPFIQDYLRDTVKPWLESREAVLKRWISEGKLAPIESRYLFFMIWATTQHYADFEAQIIAMNDGSPLSNEQFDKAKETVIKLVVASLNLEPDTES, encoded by the coding sequence ATGACAAAAGTTCAGAAGGTCGAAACTGCTCATAAGGCAGGTATTCGGCGTGAAAACGAAGCAAAAATCCTAGCTGCGGCAGAGAGTGTTTTTGCGGAAAAAGGCTTTAAAGGCGCAAGTGTTGGCCTAATTGCCGAGCGCGCTGGCGTGCCTAAACCAAATGTCTATTATTATTTCGGTGCTAAAATTGACCTTTACCGCCGTGTTGTTGAAGATGTGTGCTCTATCTGGCTTCGTGCCGCGGACCTTTTTGACGAAACAGAAGACCCTAAAACCGCTGTTAAAATGTATGTCAGTTCCAAGATGGATCTAGCACGTATGCGCCCACATGGTTCGCGCCTGTGGGCGATTGAAATGGCAAGTGGTGCCCCTTTCATTCAGGATTATTTGCGCGATACGGTAAAGCCTTGGCTAGAGAGCCGCGAGGCAGTGCTGAAACGCTGGATCAGTGAAGGTAAGCTGGCGCCGATTGAGTCCCGCTACCTGTTTTTTATGATTTGGGCTACAACCCAGCACTATGCAGATTTTGAAGCCCAAATTATTGCCATGAATGATGGTTCACCGCTGTCTAATGAGCAGTTTGACAAGGCGAAAGAAACAGTGATTAAGCTTGTGGTGGCCAGCTTGAACCTTGAGCCTGACACTGAATCCTAG